A single Vigna radiata var. radiata cultivar VC1973A chromosome 8, Vradiata_ver6, whole genome shotgun sequence DNA region contains:
- the LOC106770175 gene encoding uncharacterized protein LOC106770175, whose protein sequence is MIRDLQAQLEEQARTIATLQQELLQKKTDDAERSKEKQHDREASEDGQNHNPPPPPRSPDFLPFTDAIMRAPMPDWPPPHVEKFDGTTNPEYHLRNFVDSMAFYTQSDPVKCRAFSLSLRGEALEWYYTLPPNSVDNFRTLTNMFTKQYSTNRYKEVTAAELVNLRQGKDETLRAFMHRYNQAARRIKGASPEFIISSLPNCLKAGFISESLYTKLPRTLEELQQKMAKFIKMEDQRIFRKQQHEEHSASVNKKEGKRKNDNVREQKPVVNLNPRYDRYAHLTAPREKVLERALQSNLIFQRRKFPPKNIDATQICRFHNSGGHTTEGCQTLKDEIEKLIRAGHLREFVKEDFGRVGHSPRKTRRSPEQAKRKGNYSRDRSRSPPSHRSRSRPREREPIIKGRIDTISGGFAGGGASSSARKRNLRSLHSIHSVIRSPTSMPDITFTNKDFHAPDPDQDDPMVITARIAQYDVSKVLVDQGSSVNILYWKTFRRMEISEDMIAPFNEQIVGXXGERVDTRGYIDLRTHLGSEDGGKELRVRFLLVEANTSYNTLLGRPCLNAFGVIVSTPHPAMKFPTDKGNICTVRADQRTARQCYVAGLKVTPYKKENRTEAILIDLDPRTNTDERIQPEGEIRPFVMGKPNNKLLQSPPTFSYLTKTH, encoded by the coding sequence ATGATAAGAGACCTGCAGGCGCAGTTGGAAGAGCAAGCCCGAACAATTGCAACCTTACAGCAGGAATTACTACAGAAGAAGACTGATGATGCCGAAcgaagcaaagaaaaacaacacgACCGAGAGGCATCTGAAGACGGTCAGAATCATAATCCGCCTCCTCCCCCTCGGTCCCCAGATTTTTTGCCGTTCACCGATGCCATCATGCGGGCCCCTATGCCTGATTGGCCTCCACCTCACGTAGAGAAATTCGACGGTACGACGAATCCAGAATATCATTTGCGGAACTTCGTCGATTCAATGGCCTTTTACACTCAAAGTGATCCGGTAAAATGCCGGGCGTTCTCCCTGTCGCTGAGGGGAGAAGCCCTCGAATGGTACTACACCCTTCCACCTAATTCGGTGGACAATTTCCGCACGCTGACAAACATGTTCACAAAGCAATATTCCACCAACCGATATAAAGAAGTGACCGCTGCCGAACTAGTCAATCTCAGGCAGGGAAAAGACGAAACTCTCAGAGCTTTCATGCACCGATATAACCAAGCCGCCCGGAGGATAAAAGGAGCCAGCCCCGAATTCATCATCAGCAGCCTACCCAACTGCCTAAAGGCAGGATTCATCTCTGAGAGCCTATACACCAAACTACCCCGTACACTGGAGGAGCTACAACAAAAGATGGCTAAGTTCATTAAAATGGAAGACCAGAGGATTTTTCGAAAGCAACAACACGAGGAGCATTCGGCAAGTGTTAACAAAAAAGAGGGCAAGCGAAAAAATGACAACGTTCGGGAACAGAAACCAGTCGTGAATTTGAACCCCAGATATGACCGCTACGCGCATCTCACCGCCCCCAGAGAAAAGGTGTTGGAACGAGCTCTACAATCGAACCTCatctttcaaagaagaaaatttccgCCGAAAAACATAGATGCGACGCAGATATGCCGATTCCATAATTCGGGGGGACATACTACTGAAGGCTGCCAGACTCTCAAAGATGAAATAGAGAAGCTAATCCGTGCCGGACATCTTCGTGAATTTGTGAAAGAAGATTTCGGCCGCGTGGGACACTCTCCCAGAAAGACACGAAGAAGCCCAGAGCAGGCCAAACGAAAAGGTAATTACTCACGCGACCGTTCTCGTAGTCCTCCAAGTCACAGATCCCGCAGTCGACCTAGAGAGCGGGAACCTATAATAAAAGGCAGGATTGATACCATCTCAGGAGGTTTCGCTGGAGGAGGCGCCTCATCCTCAGCACGGAAGAGAAACTTGAGAAGTTTGCACAGCATACACTCAGTAATACGTAGCCCGACGTCAATGCCAGACATTACATTCACAAACAAAGATTTTCACGCACCGGATCCTGATCAGGATGACCCCATGGTCATCACCGCCCGCATTGCACAATACGATGTGAGTAAAGTCCTCGTCGATCAGGGTAGTTcagttaatatattatactgGAAAACTTTTCGAAGAATGGAGATTTCTGAAGATATGATTGCTCCGTTTAACGAGCAAATTGTTGGNTTNGNTGGAGAAAGAGTAGACACCCGGGGGTATATCGACTTACGAACCCACCTAGGATCTGAAGATGGTGGTAAAGAGCTCAGAGTTCGTTTCTTGCTTGTAGAAGCAAACACGTCTTATAACACCCTCCTCGGGCGCCCATGCTTGAATGCCTTTGGGGTAATCGTGTCTACCCCACACCCGGCGATGAAATTTCCTACAGACAAGGGAAATATTTGCACCGTCCGGGCAGACCAGAGAACCGCTCGTCAATGCTATGTTGCTGGCTTAAAAGTCACACCTTACAAAAAAGAGAACCGCACTGAGGCAATCCTGATTGACCTTGATCCAAGGACTAATACAGACGAGCGCATACAACCGGAAGGTGAGATAAGGCCTTTCGTCATGGGAAAACCGAACAACAAACTACTTCAATCACCGCCAACCTTCAGCTATCTGACGAAAACGCATTGA